A window from Luteibacter flocculans encodes these proteins:
- a CDS encoding dermonecrotic toxin domain-containing protein, which yields MDMLPPQAPPAITQGTNQESIDAVSRLVDTHAWLLDQQTAVPVTPELRSADALATYLTTLDAFWAASVANADGGPDVPRSAALASRLASLMRDEAVLRVADGTLTPEAGELALRFARSRGGSLPPGLHAAELLLDGAPDIGAVVVTDERMQDLALLFTPARGWDAFGSLAELHEETEYRVNLDIAQGTPPPVVPVEDRHVFDDILRVDSREIVGDPFDAMTARLLEVQQERLRNLVADVEEGIVDAGGDGQHALTIPQLSEWLDTASLLRTRNARLAATLLEERMASVPVHVQNEWLDAVEKHQAELENSQGFDEDGASNLVTLRDFAHRAVKASLAIMGLSLDPDDVTISAYKWPKDAFYVEQDLTKATPLETVSLTDLALKNISILDSRFLVATGPNGQNLSRPLTHGAIMHLVRDLDIALKYHDYLLATLKTSSRGQLIRARSVELQRARMRLDLAEAHVSQHLPDESDQFLPDRLNRGYSWVKAIVDSPSPQLRAQVERHTIVASQITYNGAVVNDVLMISAEQELAVPNVVFYTPDAPDGLAFREFRSRAEANAAFSNSSAFDEYLLDRLPNDAAVVEAGRRGRKFARSAASERFRWVFAQPSDSPSRPRRAYLFGERAIEGNVFEAQYDAALSVMTRNIQPFARTSSAALADEFPDIDVERVQRRFSAFIGRPFNAAWRGYDRIKEGDYSEGFLEFTEAYVAALDYVPIPALKSLPALNSLSALKSLPALKSLKGPAIMVRTANQSRNVSATGKRLRDADTVFPAAYRSTADASKAHSVERGIHYIDGKPYIQQNREMYAARFDSANGTWRIMRPGAPITAYAIPVVRDSSGIWRFNRNVGLLGGSPSARPPDLSAILRKTTRHDPTTRGMTGQQLATMERQLIQKTGSYEGAQALALRRSQLLPMRESESGYWKAASDAARTTTTARPAASRSMQAALPGRLPGRTHDLIPVDRSLWPATVRHFTRADSLASIRTDYFLNQSLRRRNYPAGVYVTTMDPATATREQIARAISGHNRWRRGGNFQKKMDTWLELDTSKLPPGTTIYRVSNTAEGTYVVRPPTLTSGAHAAKTGGPVLPALNVRGAITSTRQWSSRPALD from the coding sequence ATGGACATGCTTCCCCCGCAGGCGCCCCCTGCCATCACGCAAGGAACGAACCAGGAGTCGATCGACGCCGTATCTCGGCTGGTCGACACACATGCATGGCTGCTCGATCAGCAGACCGCTGTTCCCGTCACTCCGGAATTGCGCAGCGCTGACGCGTTGGCGACTTACTTAACCACCTTGGACGCTTTCTGGGCGGCATCGGTGGCGAACGCCGATGGCGGTCCCGATGTGCCGCGATCGGCTGCTCTGGCGTCACGATTGGCTTCGCTCATGCGGGACGAGGCCGTATTGCGTGTCGCCGATGGCACGCTGACACCCGAGGCCGGCGAACTTGCCCTGCGTTTTGCGCGTTCGCGTGGCGGCTCGCTGCCTCCCGGTCTGCACGCCGCGGAGTTGCTGCTCGACGGCGCTCCGGACATCGGTGCGGTCGTCGTTACTGATGAACGCATGCAGGACCTCGCACTGCTGTTCACGCCGGCGCGCGGGTGGGATGCCTTCGGCTCGCTCGCCGAGCTCCACGAGGAAACCGAGTATCGGGTCAATCTCGACATCGCACAGGGTACGCCTCCCCCGGTCGTCCCGGTCGAAGACCGCCACGTGTTCGACGACATCCTGCGAGTGGATTCTCGCGAAATCGTTGGCGATCCGTTCGACGCCATGACGGCTCGTCTCCTCGAAGTACAACAGGAACGCCTGCGCAACCTCGTGGCCGATGTCGAAGAGGGCATTGTCGATGCCGGCGGCGACGGCCAACATGCACTGACCATCCCCCAACTGAGCGAATGGCTCGATACCGCCTCGCTGCTCCGAACACGCAATGCGCGACTTGCCGCGACCCTTCTCGAAGAGCGGATGGCGTCCGTACCCGTGCATGTGCAGAACGAATGGCTGGACGCCGTAGAGAAGCATCAGGCCGAGTTGGAGAACAGCCAGGGGTTCGATGAGGATGGGGCGTCCAATCTCGTGACATTGCGCGATTTCGCGCATCGGGCTGTGAAAGCGAGCCTTGCCATAATGGGGCTGTCCCTCGACCCGGACGATGTGACCATATCTGCATACAAATGGCCGAAGGACGCGTTCTACGTCGAGCAGGACCTGACGAAAGCGACACCTCTGGAAACCGTCTCTCTGACTGATCTGGCCCTCAAGAACATCAGCATCCTGGACAGTCGATTTCTGGTGGCGACCGGCCCGAACGGGCAGAACCTGTCGCGACCGCTCACGCACGGCGCCATCATGCACCTGGTTCGCGATCTCGACATAGCGCTGAAGTACCACGATTACCTGCTCGCAACCCTAAAAACCTCGTCCCGAGGCCAGCTCATCCGCGCACGCTCCGTCGAACTGCAGCGCGCACGCATGCGTCTCGACCTTGCCGAGGCCCACGTATCTCAGCATCTACCGGACGAGTCCGATCAATTCCTGCCGGATCGTCTGAACCGGGGCTATAGCTGGGTGAAGGCCATCGTCGATTCGCCTTCGCCGCAACTGCGTGCGCAGGTGGAGCGACACACGATCGTTGCCAGTCAAATCACCTACAACGGCGCCGTGGTGAATGACGTGCTGATGATAAGCGCGGAGCAGGAGCTTGCCGTGCCCAACGTGGTGTTCTACACGCCTGACGCCCCCGACGGCCTTGCGTTTCGCGAGTTTCGCTCGCGCGCGGAGGCCAATGCCGCGTTCTCCAACTCCTCGGCCTTCGACGAATATCTTCTGGATCGACTGCCTAACGATGCCGCGGTCGTGGAGGCGGGCCGGCGAGGCCGCAAGTTCGCGCGAAGCGCCGCTAGCGAACGGTTCCGCTGGGTATTTGCACAGCCGTCGGACTCGCCGTCACGGCCTCGCAGGGCGTATCTGTTCGGCGAAAGGGCGATCGAAGGAAATGTGTTCGAGGCGCAATACGATGCCGCCCTGTCGGTCATGACGCGGAATATCCAACCCTTTGCGCGCACGAGTTCCGCGGCGCTCGCCGACGAGTTTCCCGACATTGACGTGGAACGCGTTCAAAGACGGTTCTCCGCATTCATAGGAAGACCGTTCAATGCCGCCTGGCGAGGCTATGACAGGATCAAAGAGGGCGACTACTCAGAAGGCTTCCTCGAATTCACCGAAGCCTACGTCGCCGCGCTCGACTACGTTCCTATTCCCGCACTCAAGTCATTGCCCGCACTCAATTCATTGTCCGCACTCAAGTCACTTCCCGCGCTCAAGTCATTGAAGGGCCCCGCGATCATGGTGCGCACCGCGAACCAGTCACGGAACGTGAGCGCGACCGGCAAGCGGCTTCGCGATGCGGATACGGTATTCCCCGCCGCCTATCGTTCGACGGCCGATGCATCGAAGGCGCACTCGGTGGAACGCGGCATCCATTACATCGATGGGAAGCCCTATATCCAACAGAATCGCGAGATGTACGCTGCGCGCTTCGATAGCGCCAACGGGACGTGGCGAATTATGCGGCCTGGTGCCCCGATCACTGCGTATGCCATCCCTGTCGTCAGGGATTCGAGCGGTATCTGGCGCTTCAACCGCAACGTGGGTCTGCTCGGTGGGAGCCCATCCGCCCGGCCGCCGGACCTATCCGCGATCCTGCGCAAGACCACGCGGCACGATCCCACCACGCGCGGCATGACGGGCCAGCAACTCGCGACCATGGAGCGGCAACTGATCCAGAAGACAGGCAGTTACGAGGGGGCGCAGGCGCTGGCCCTGCGGCGCTCGCAGCTGCTTCCGATGCGCGAAAGCGAAAGCGGATACTGGAAAGCCGCCAGCGACGCTGCCCGGACCACCACCACGGCCCGACCGGCCGCATCGCGTTCGATGCAAGCGGCTCTGCCTGGACGCCTCCCTGGCCGCACCCACGACCTCATCCCGGTCGATCGCTCCCTTTGGCCCGCGACGGTTCGCCACTTCACACGAGCGGATTCCCTCGCCAGCATCCGGACGGACTATTTCCTGAATCAATCGCTCAGGCGTCGCAACTATCCTGCCGGCGTCTACGTGACCACGATGGACCCCGCGACCGCCACCCGGGAGCAGATTGCCCGCGCCATATCGGGCCACAACCGGTGGCGGAGAGGCGGCAATTTTCAGAAGAAAATGGACACCTGGCTGGAACTCGACACCAGCAAATTGCCCCCAGGAACCACGATCTACAGAGTCTCCAACACAGCCGAGGGTACTTATGTGGTTCGGCCGCCGACGCTGACATCGGGTGCGCACGCTGCGAAGACCGGCGGACCTGTGCTACCCGCCCTTAATGTCCGTGGTGCGATTACCTCCACAAGACAGTGGAGCAGCAGGCCGGCACTCGATTAG